From the Neoarius graeffei isolate fNeoGra1 chromosome 1, fNeoGra1.pri, whole genome shotgun sequence genome, one window contains:
- the LOC132892416 gene encoding uncharacterized protein LOC132892416 — MEVVKNVITRAMPVLTTDVIEELMDHLKHIGVNSIDDMQYLTSEDLDGILPPIQRRRLIQAFTADLQAVLGSTSLQPNVHLPENPPLTPGPMEESSSRETVVPWHKMPPNLMLALREKKRPKPKERREMIRIVIDDVLAKERGRPGRGKLREIAKKIVQQYPSSFQDREMNGTTVIGTGYDSVFIQLENRLENISRPCTFNSRPAAERGDEIRKKSSHSDRYGCVEWQPAVENTPELESKKDNLKNDFKTRQLEESVVRKLMTDTYSIQRTAINNGSTVKTLMEEWPFLFEAACMFDHTHTLLGLEVQTKLAEEVSRKGKGIKDFLQSRGIKMAPSNNLVQLISGIAKFFREKPEQLFHPSEESAAAALPLQSTPCILTMGDHHYKIAVDQEVVNNHISSMIVALSYTFAAFYVFNIKYPKDMALTLEFIQRVFLGINPERGSKAEKKGKKHPHLPPRLLKFLCELNSFENPWIEM; from the exons ATGGAGGTTGTGAAGAATGTTATAACAAGGGCCATGCCTGTACTAACAACTGACGTCATAGAAGAGCTGATGGATCATCTAAAACATATTGGTGTTAACAGCATTGATGATATGCAATACCTAACCAGCGAAGACTTGGATGGCATTTTGCCTCCAATTCAAAGGAGGCGGTTAATTCAAGCCTTCACTGCAG ACTTGCAAGCTGTACTTGGCTCAACGTCTCTGCAACCGAATGTCCATCTGCCTGAAAATCCACCTCTGACACCTGGTCCCATGGAGGAGTCTTCATCCCGGGAGACTGTTGTACCATGGCACAAAATGCCTCCAAACCTTATGCTTGCCTTACGTGAAAAGAAGAGACCAAAACCTAAAGAGAGACGAGAGATGATCCGTATAGTTATTGACGATGTACTAGCTAAAGAACGTGGAAGACCTGGAAGAGGAAAGCTGCGTGAGATTGCCAAGAAGATAGTACAACAATATCCCTCCTCTTTCCAAGACAGAGAGATGAATGGAACCACGGTAATTGGAACTGGATATGATTCAGTGTTCATACAGCTTGAGAACAGACTTGAGAACATTAGTAGGCCATGTACCTTCAACTCGAGGCCAGCAGCAGAAAGGGGAGATGAGATAAGAAAGAAGTCCAGCCACTCGGATCGATATGGATGTGTGGAGTGGCAGCCTGCTGTTGAGAACACTCCTGAACTAGAGTCTAAAAAAGATAACTTGAAGAACGATTTCAAGACCCGCCAGCTGGAGGAATCAGTTGTTCGCAAATTGATGACTGACACATACTCCATCCAACGAACTGCAATCAACAATGGAAGCACTGTGAAAACTCTAATGGAGGAGTGGCCCTTCCTTTTTGAAGCTGCATGCATgtttgaccacacacacacacttcttggcTTGGAAGTCCAAACAAAGCTGGCAGAGGAGGTGTCCAGAAAGGGAAAGGGCATCAAAGACTTTCTACAGTCCAGGGGGATAAAGATGGCACCCAGTAACAATCTAGTACAGCTGATCTCTGGGATCGCAAAATTCTTCAGAGAAAAGCCTGAACAACTCTTCCACCCAAGTGAG GAATCTGCTGCTGCCGCACTACCACTGCAAAGCACACCTTGCATCCTTACCATGG GTGATCATCATTACAAAATCGCCGTGGACCAAGAAGTCGTAAACAACCACATCAGCTCCATGATTGTAGCTCTGAGCTACACTTTTGCTGCATTTTATGTTTTTAACATAAAGTACCCAAAAGACATGGCTCTCACGCTGGAGTTCATTCAAAG AGTTTTCCTGGGAATAAATCCAGAACGAGGGTCAAAGGCTGAGAAGAAGGGAAAGAAACACCCTCACTTGCCCCCAAGACTTCTGAAGTTCTTGTGTGAACTGAACAgttttgaaaacccctggatagaaatgtga